A genomic window from Punica granatum isolate Tunisia-2019 chromosome 2, ASM765513v2, whole genome shotgun sequence includes:
- the LOC116194186 gene encoding uncharacterized protein At4g00950 produces the protein MKLDSHISIVLEADEGKRKEMGPLSDDHLQQDQAGKEDATTPKLSLFSLPRKPPEPPGMVTPPLNTTVSVPFQWEEAPGRPRPSCTRDSKPTSARCLELPPRLLNEAKVTNMPSPTTVLDGPYVGRSLSNTWSFRIGGSFRSPDGVSKKSSEVKDKVLLFSSTRWAPLIKEKSGAGGAEEANDDPFSILEEASDGFFGGTAGAEPKAKITRVKRRGSLLSLSHGKSHLWASIYESIKQVVPWRRRQRKSTVGDVHDHDQERPG, from the exons ATGAAGCTAGACTCCCACATCAGCATTGTGCTGGAAGCAGATGAGGGAAAGCGGAAGGAGATGGGGCCGTTGTCGGATGATCATCTTCAGCAAGATCAGGCCGGGAAAGAAGATGCCACTACTCCGAAGCTTTCCCTGTTCTCACTCCCCAGGAAGCCCCCTGAGCCGCCGGGGATGGTGACGCCCCCGCTCAACACGACGGTCTCCGTCCCCTTCCAGTGGGAGGAGGCTCCTGGGAGGCCCCGCCCCTCCTGCACCAGAGACTCCAAGCCCACTAGCGCCAG GTGCTTGGAGCTGCCTCCGAGGCTGCTGAATGAGGCGAAAGTCACGAACATGCCTTCCCCGACGACTGTCCTTGACGGACCCTACGTGGGCCGCTCGCTGTCCAACACATGGTCGTTCCGGATTGGAGGGTCGTTCAGGAGCCCCGACGGGGTTAGCAAGAAATCATCTGAAGTCAAGGACAAGGTCTTGCTCTTCAGTTCCACCCGGTGGGCCCCTCTCATCAAGGAAAAGAGTGGAGCTGGTGGTGCCGAAGAAGCAAACGATGATCCATTCTCCATTCTCGAAGAAGCCAGTGACGGCTTCTTCGGTGGCACTGCCGGCGCCGAGCCGAAGGCGAAAATAACAAGGGTGAAGAGGAGAGGCAGTTTGTTGAGCCTCTCACATGGCAAGTCACACTTGTGG GCAAGCATTTATGAGAGCATTAAGCAGGTGGTCCCATGGAGACGGAGGCAGAGGAAGAGTACTGTTGGTGATGTTCATGATCATGATCAGGAGAGGCCAGGTTAA